taaaaatgacaagCAACGGGTGGTGACAAGGTACAAGATaggaaaaagaattataaatgcAAATTTATCCCCTTTTGTGAATAAATAATCAAAGTTAGGGATGACTTTCCTTTTAATTGTTCTAAAAAGTTCAGAATTAGGGGTGAATGTTCCCTCCATTCATTATACATTATTCAACTTGACAGACTTAAAGGTGTTGATTGAcgttttattatattattcaggatttaaaagttgaatagttCAATTGAAATTGGATTCTCGAAAGTTGTGGAAATACTGCAATGGAAGTGTTAAAACATTTTGGCATGTCCAAAAATAGAAAGATTGTCATACAACAGAAATGAGTATTGTTTCAAATGAGAATGAGATGTGTTAGAGCCATGAAAACATACCCAGTTTGTTCCTTCTAGTTGACAGTAGAAAGCGGATGCAGTATAGCCAGCAATCCCAGACGTGAGAGCATATATGACAACCAGTGCAGTGAATAAAGCTCCGCGGTTGTAAGGATAGAAAACACCAACAAGTGcaagaatgaaaataaagatgGTCCTGGAAATTAAGTAGGAAAAGAGCATTAGCGATATCTATGCTTATGATAACAAATTTTCAAGATAAAATATACTTACATTGTAAAGAGTTGGGTACCAGAACCAAGAGCAGCAGCCAACAACGATTTGTACTTCGGATACCTAAAAACATCACCATGAATGTATTTCCACCCAGTTTCTTCTTGGTCATCAGCTGCCTCCTCATCATGTGCATACCTTGAATATCGATTAAGAAATAATCGAAATTTAGACACAAAAGAGAAAACTTGTTCTCAAGACCAACAAATGTAGGCAAACCAACTATATTAACTGAAATGTCACTTACTTGACAAAGTCATTCTTAAGAACGCGCATAAGAATTGTTGCGAGAAAACCAGTTAAGAGAAGAACTGTCACACAGGAGTTGATAATTGAGAACCAATGGATTTCCAAGTGATGTGGCATTGATGATGACTGTGAGTATTTTTCCATCCTCTTCTCAAAAGGAGCAGTTGACTCCTTCCATTTCACAGAGTACATAAAGTCAACATCTACTTCCTTATCCTCTGTGATATCAACCAAGGCATTAGGATCAGTTCGTGCATTGATCTCAACCACACGATCATTGTTGTAAAAGATCTCAAAATGGAGATGATTAAACAGGTAATATTTGTACTCGCTGGGATCTGTTTTTCCCTCCTTATCGACTTTCCCTAAGAAACCCCAAATGGGCAAGTCATCATAATACATTTGGAAGTAATAGTCCTTGGCAACGGCACTACGGAATTGAGAAACTTCTTCCTTCGATAACTTCTTTTTGCACACTATTTCTGAGTCCTTGTCGTACATAAAGTCGAGCTTGTAAGGAGCACTGACCAATCGATCACCATTTAAGACTTCACCAAGAGCTTCCTTTTTCTCAGTCACATGAGCTGTAAACACATCCTTCGGTAAGCTTGAAACTTAAAATTTACAGAGTGACTTAAACGAAGGAAACTTAAACATTAATTGCATACCTGGTGCACAGAATGGAAGATCAAAGAAACGGTACGTTTCGCTGGAACGAAAAATGCAAAAAGAGAACAATCCATGAGCTATTCCACAGACAAAAAGGAAATACAGGACATATGCAAGggcaaatatatatgttttttttaattaatttcaagaCAAAATGTTGTGACAGAAGGATAAAGATTTTGTAAGTACATCAATCTCCAATTTATCAACTTGTTAAAACCCATTGTACTTCACTCTAGGCTTTGGGTTCATCTTTCCTTATCTACATCTATCTACATGACCTCGCAAATTTCTTCAGTAAGGAAAAATGAAGAGACTCATTTGTCAACAATGACTCAAAGAAAGAACAGAAAGTTGCATGTTGGAAATACAAGAACAAGGCAAATGTAAAACCAACTCTATGAGCCAAACATGCATGTCtggattaattttttaagagtCCTACGAATCTTTCTTTTTGATCAAGACGCTTAAAGTTCTTTGAAACATTTTGAATGTGAAGTTTGCAGTTTGTACTATTATG
The window above is part of the Solanum pennellii chromosome 5, SPENNV200 genome. Proteins encoded here:
- the LOC107018835 gene encoding transmembrane 9 superfamily member 4-like — translated: MYTTEMEKKMMSYVVVLIVLCCGVTPARSDGSDHKYKAGDQVTMYANKVGPFHNPSETYRFFDLPFCAPAHVTEKKEALGEVLNGDRLVSAPYKLDFMYDKDSEIVCKKKLSKEEVSQFRSAVAKDYYFQMYYDDLPIWGFLGKVDKEGKTDPSEYKYYLFNHLHFEIFYNNDRVVEINARTDPNALVDITEDKEVDVDFMYSVKWKESTAPFEKRMEKYSQSSSMPHHLEIHWFSIINSCVTVLLLTGFLATILMRVLKNDFVKYAHDEEAADDQEETGWKYIHGDVFRYPKYKSLLAAALGSGTQLFTMTIFIFILALVGVFYPYNRGALFTALVVIYALTSGIAGYTASAFYCQLEGTNWVRNLILTGALFCGPLFLTFCFLNSVAIGYTATAALPFGTIVVIFLIWALVTSPLLVLGGIAGKNSKSEFQAPCRTTKYPREIPPSPWYRGTLSQMAMAGFLPFSAIYIELYYIFASVWGHRIYTIYSILFIVFIILLIVTAFITVALTYFQLAAEDHEWWWRAFLCGGSTGLFIYGYCLYYYYARSDMTGFMQTSFFFGYMACICYGFFLMLGSVGFRAALFFVRHIYRSIKCE